From Stigmatella erecta, one genomic window encodes:
- a CDS encoding RNA polymerase sigma factor translates to MPDEVAPPPEDRQLLSRAQAGDMAAFEALVESHRDKVFGLALRMTRSEADAAEISQDTFLSAYQHLKDFRGDAAFSSWVYRIAANHALMRLRHRRVVQAAEEELKGPEFTERGSLAAYPEQDWSRDAEEKALDAETGLAIQQATDRLPEGYREVFLLKDVEGLSYEQIAEVTGDSVPAIKSRLHRARLALREAIDQFYNRDNRAV, encoded by the coding sequence ATGCCCGACGAGGTTGCCCCACCCCCAGAAGACCGCCAGTTGCTGTCGCGCGCGCAGGCCGGAGACATGGCCGCGTTCGAGGCGCTGGTGGAGTCCCATCGGGACAAAGTCTTCGGGCTGGCGCTCAGAATGACGCGTTCCGAGGCGGATGCCGCGGAAATCTCCCAGGACACCTTCCTGTCCGCCTACCAACACCTCAAGGACTTCCGCGGCGACGCGGCGTTCAGCTCCTGGGTCTACCGCATCGCGGCGAACCATGCGCTGATGCGGCTGCGCCACCGCCGCGTGGTGCAGGCGGCCGAGGAGGAGCTCAAGGGCCCGGAGTTCACCGAGCGGGGCTCCCTGGCCGCCTACCCCGAGCAGGACTGGAGCCGGGACGCCGAGGAGAAGGCCCTGGACGCGGAGACCGGGCTGGCCATCCAGCAGGCGACCGACCGGTTGCCCGAGGGCTACCGCGAAGTCTTTCTCTTGAAAGACGTCGAGGGGCTCAGTTACGAACAGATCGCGGAGGTGACGGGGGATTCGGTCCCCGCCATCAAGAGCCGGTTGCATCGTGCCCGGCTCGCGCTGCGGGAGGCGATTGACCAGTTCTATAACCGGGACAATCGTGCAGTGTGA
- a CDS encoding anti-sigma factor family protein: MYTCKDSINLLMNFLDGELSQEETQHLREHLQGCSPCVDFLRTYRATPGLCKRALAARMPQEVSAKLTEYLRSKIKSAS, translated from the coding sequence ATGTATACCTGTAAAGATTCCATCAACCTCCTGATGAACTTCCTCGACGGCGAGCTGTCGCAGGAGGAGACCCAGCACCTGCGTGAACACCTGCAAGGGTGTTCCCCGTGCGTGGACTTCCTGCGCACCTACCGGGCCACGCCGGGGCTGTGCAAGCGGGCGCTGGCCGCGCGCATGCCCCAGGAAGTCTCCGCGAAGCTGACCGAGTACCTCCGCTCCAAAATCAAGTCCGCCTCGTGA